In Nonlabens agnitus, the DNA window CAGTCTCCATGAGTAAAGGCGCGTATCTCGTCATCGAGCATACTGAAGCCATGCACGTCATAGACGTCAACTCAGGAAACCGTTCCAACAAAGCAGACAGTCAAGAAGACACTGCGCTAGAAACCAACATGATCGCCGCGACTGAGATTGCGCGACAGTTGCGATTGCGCGATATGGGCGGTATCATCGTTGTCGATTTTATCGACATGCGCCAGGCAGGAAACCGCAAAAAGCTCTATGAGCACATGCGTGATGAAATGGCTGACGAGCGTGCCAAACACAAGATTTTACCCGTTTCAAAATTTGGTTTGATACAAATTACACGCCAGCGCGTGCGTCAAGAAGTCAACATCAAAACCCGGGAAGAAAATCCAGATGGCAACGGCGATGGAGAGATACAAGCACCTATTCTCGTAATTCAAAAGATCACTGAAGAACTGGAACGCCACTTAAAAGCAGGAAAGAAAAAGATCACGCTACATGCGCATCCTTTCGTTGCCGCTTTTATAACTAAAGGATACCCATCCGTTAGGTCAAAGTGGTTTGCAAAACACCGCAAGTGGATCAAGGTCATGCCTAGAGATGCCTACACCTATCTAGAATTTCATTTCACAGATAAAGATGGTAAGGAATTGTCCTAACGACTATTAAAACATAAAACGCCTACAGGCTAGACTTGTAGGCGTTTTTTTGTGGGTGGTTTTTTTCGCTTTCGCGAAAGCGTAAAACATTAATCATAAACACAAATACCAAGGTTGATCATAAAATATATCTTCTAGGCTATTTACGCAATGATGATTCATTAATAAGAATCACATGTTATACCGCGACTTTTTCTGGAGCCCAAGAATTACACATCATTCCTGCTGTAGCTTTTTCTGAATGAGGACAAGATGGCTTCCCATAGCGAGCACAACTGGTGCAACCTCTATCATCTTCCATTTTTGCTTTTAAGCTAAAACTATGACACGTGTAATGTGCGTTCACAAAAACATCGTGCACACCACATTTGTGCTCGCTACTTAAGTGCTCGCAGTTTCCGCAACTATTTCCTAATCTAATTGACATAATACGTTATTTTGGTTTCTTAAAGATACAGAATGACATCAATAAAAAAATCATAATTTACTGAATGGCAGCTAATTATATTTAGAACAAATAAATATAATTGTTAAACTTCAGAAGAACTCTTGTTATTTTTATTTAGAACGGTTAAGGATAACTATATTTGTAGAGTAATTAAGCCCTATGAGTCAGACTCTTAAAACCTTAAGTCAAAATAAATCTGGACATCTTACCTACTGCAAGGAGAGCAAATGCTACTTCTTGAATTTTTCGGTTCTTTCGTTCACCTTTTCTCACAGTGAATTCATAAAATTTAAAAATTATTTGAATGATGTACCTGTTAAGTACTGGAGTTCCTGTAAAGAAAATTATCACTTAAAACGTAAAATTCCTCTTCATACAAGACAACAAAACTTAATTTTGATGTTCAACCATCGGGAATTTATGGAACTCAAAAGTCTCGTTAATCACGAGAAGCCTCTAAAAGAACAACTCACTATCATGGATATTGATAGTCCTTTGATGTTGAACTAGAAAGTTTGTCAACTATTTGTAAATTGACATTATCAATACTCAGATTCTATTTATAAATAGATCACGGTGAGAAAATAAATTCGCATTCATATAGGCGATATTTAGTTTTAAGTACTCTTCTATTTTTATTACACGATTTAATAGGAACAGAAGCCTGATTATACCAATTAAAGATTTTTACAATATCGATAGTTGATCATCGCTATAACTGCAGGCAATCACACCATTAGAATTTCATTTCACAGATTAAAATAGTAAGAAATTGTCCTAACGAGCATTAAAACCATAAATCGCCTACAGGCCAGACTTGTAGGCGTTTTCTTTTAGTAATAGTTTCAATCTACCGCTTTACATCAAATTTTCAACTAAGCTTGAACGTAAAAAAGGTCTGAAACGAATATGCTACAGACCTTCTCATCTAAACTAATCCAACTATTTAAAAGGTATGGTGCATACTAAATTGTAATTGACCTTTTTGAAAACTATTTGTGGTTTGTTCCATCCAGCCTAACTGGAATCTTATGGAATCATTTAAAGCATAACCCATTCCTAAGTAAGTACGATTACGGTCAAATAACTCTACCTCGCGACCACCACCTATAGAACGTTCACCGTTTATAAATATCTCATTGTAAAGAGCGACGTAAAATGCATTCTTTTGTAAAGAGGGCTTATTCAAAGGAATATTTGCAAATAGGT includes these proteins:
- a CDS encoding DUF6686 family protein: MSQTLKTLSQNKSGHLTYCKESKCYFLNFSVLSFTFSHSEFIKFKNYLNDVPVKYWSSCKENYHLKRKIPLHTRQQNLILMFNHREFMELKSLVNHEKPLKEQLTIMDIDSPLMLN